DNA sequence from the Halocalculus aciditolerans genome:
CGCGCCCACGGCGACCGGGCCGTTTACCGTGTTCACGATCTGGTACAGCGTCTTCTGGGTCGGGGAGGAGTAGGTCTGCCACTGCCGCCCGCCGAGATCAGAACCGAGCATCGGACTAAATTACAACTCCTGTATTGATAAAACAATGGGCCGTCGTCGGGGTCGCCTCGTTCAGCAGGCGTGCGACCCGCCGCCTAGAAGGACAGGTGGCTCGACGACCCCGGCCCGACGTCGTCGTTCGATTCCTTCTCGCCCTCGTGGGCGAAGGTGTAGTTCGAATCGGTGAGCGTCACCTCGTCGCCGTCGACGGTCACGTCCACCGAGACGAGCGTCGTTCCCGCGGCCTCCCCGTTGTCGCAGTCGCCCGAACACGCGTCGAACATCGACCCGTGCTTCGGACAGATAATCTCCCCGTCCCGCATCGCCGCCCCCATTCCGCGGTCGAGCCGCTGCGCCTCGTGCGTACACCGGTTAACCCACGCCTTCGCCCCCGTCTCCTCGCAGGGCACGACGATGACTTCCTCCCGGTTCCCGCGCGCGTCGTACGCCGTGAAGAGTACCGACCGCCGCTCCTCGACCTCTTCCACGGTCGCCACGACCGTGTCGCTCATCCCTCGCCCCCCGCGAACCGCACGCACTCACCACCCGCGACACGGTCACCGTTCGCTCTCACTCGCGTCATACGTCCCCCCACGCGTTGCGGGGCAAAAACGACTCGGACACCCCGCGAAACTAACCCCAATATGCCACCATACCCCTAATAACCATCTAAGAGATCTATTCCGGAATACCCCTAATACCGTTAATATCCAGCATAGATATAGTTCCCGAACAGCCCGTAGACGCCGCATACTGGCCGATATATCGCTGTCCGGAATTCGCCCGTGTTCGACTGGAACAGCGGACACGACGGTGTTTACACGGCGGCTCCGACGCGTCGCGACGGTCCGCGACGTCGACGCCTGCCGCGACGACCGAAGCCGTGTTTAGCCAAACGACAGCAGTCGATCAATCGCTCACGGGTAGAAGCCCGAAAGAGTCCGAACCGTCGCGAGCGAAGATCAGCCGGACGTGAACGTGCGCTCAGGCCCGGGCTTTACCGTCCTGAGACGCTGAGAGCGTGGTCGTATTCTGTTCGCCTCCGGAATCGGCACCGGGCGAGTCTGTCCGGATCGCTTCCCAGTCCGTAATCGCCGACACCGTACCGTTCGCCAGGTCAACCCGCACGGAGTATTTGAGTTCGTGTCGCTGTGGTTCGCTGGGCTGTCGAATCTGGACAACTGCCCGGTCCGCGACATACGTCGGCTCACGGCGGGCGACAACTGCGCCATCCTCGTTGTCACCGGTAGCGTTCGAGATCGTGAACGTCTCGCCGGTATCCACGGACCCGTCGGTAGTCGCGTTATACCTGCCCGTCGGCTCTGCTGAGACAGTGATCTCGCGAATCGGGTCCACGGTAACGGTATAGTTCTCCAGCGACGCGAGCGCTGTCTGCACGGTCTGATTGTGTCGCGCAATCTGTCGCGCTCGCTGCCGTTCAGTCGCCGTTAGTGGTCGCTCTGCTTCGGTCTGCACCCTGAACTGGGCGGAGCCGACTTTCTCGATCTGAATCATCCGTACGTTCGACATGTTCTCGACGAGCGTGACGTTGTGACCAGCGTTCGACCAGGTGACGCTCTCGTCGGAGATCACGAACTGCGGACGTTCGCCGGGACTCGTCAGGGGAGTCGTCATCCCGAGCCCAGTCCCCACGCCGGCCAGCGTCACTCCGAGCACGGCCAGGCCGGCGACGAGGAGTACCCGAGCACGAATCTCTGAGTCCATTAGTCGGATGTTGGCTGAAAGCCCTCATCAAGCCCGGGGTGAAACGCGTTTGGAAGCAGTTGGAAACGCGTTTCACGGGCGTTTCAGGGCGTGAGAACGATAACTATTAAACCGTCGTTCGGGGTATCAGCCGGTATGGACAGCCCCGCCCTCCGGAACGTGCATCTCCTCGCGGCGGTGGTCTTCGTCGCGTCCGTCCTCGTTCTCGCCGTCCAGTTGATTACGCCATTACCAATCGTGGTGTCACTCGGCGAAAGCGGGACGCAGACGGCCCGCGTCGGCCAGTATTTCGCGTATGATGACGTCGCGGTCGTCGTCGTTGCGTCGGTCCTCAGCGGGGCGAGCGCGACGTATCTCGTCCTCCACGACCGGGCACACCGCTTGGTAGACCAACTCGGGAACGCAGACCCCGAGTCACACCCGCGACCGGAACCGAACGGCGGCACCGAGACCGGCGATGGCGGTGAGCGCGACGGCGAGGACGGGAGCTCACGACGCGAGCAGTGGGAGAAGACGGCCGAGTCCCTGAAGAACAACGAAGCGACCGTCTACACGCTACTCATCGAGGCGGGTGGTGAACGCCCGCAGCGCGAACTCGTCGAAGAGACCGACCTCTCGAAGGCGACGGTCAGTCGAACACTGGATAAGCTCGAGAACAGGGGGCTCGTCGAGCGAAAGCGGAGCGGCATGGGGAACACGATACGCCTCCAGTAGCGAGAGCAGCTGAAACGCGCCTCAAACGCGTTTCCAACCGTTTTCAGGCGTGTTTCCAATCAAGCCCTAAGAGGTCTTTCAGCCAATGGAGAACTGCGGCGAACCGGGACGCCCCGGCCCAGGTCCCGCTGACTGCTTCGCAGGTACGGCCCTCCGGTCCCGGTCCGCCGCTCCAAGCAACCGAACCATGCAACGCAAAGCACTCACGCTCGCGGTCGTCACGCTGCTCGCCTTCGGAGCGAGCGGTGCCGTCGCGGCGTCAATCGGCCCGAGCCCGTCGGCGGCTACCGCACAGTCGCCGGCAGCCGACGCATCGCCCGCCAACTACACAGTCGAAGTCACCGACCCCTACGACCGGCTGAGCGCTGGAGAAGTAGAGACGGCGTGGCAGGTCGCGTGGAAGAACGACACCGTCAGAAACCACTTCGAGGACGATTCCCCCGTTCACTTCGAAGTGTGGGCACCACAGCCCGATGAGAACCGGGTCGTGGTGTCGGTCGAGCTAGCTGACGAACCCGACAGCGCACGCGTCCTGGCGACCGTGCACCTCGACAATCCCGCCGGTGAGCGGGTGAGCGACGTCAAGGAACCGACCCCGGTCACCAGCAACGGGACGTTCTCGGTCGAATCCGGCGAGTACCACTCAGTCGATACTGGCGAACCGACCGAGTTCGAAACGGGCGGGTCGATCACCATCGCGGTCAGCAGCGGAAACGTAGACCCCGAGGGCATCTCCGTCCGTCTCGCCTCGGATAATCAGACCGCAGTCACCGAAGAAGGGAACACGACCCAGGTACCTGCCGAGTGACCTGGTCGGTCCCGCACCGACTCGGCGAAGCCGCACAACCACCTCCATCCGTGGCTCCGTTGGGTGACGTATGACAAACGACGCGTCGCTGGGTACCCGTCTCAAAGCGGAGCCGACGAGAGACCGTACAGTTATCGTGGTCTCCGTCTTCGCGGCACTGCTCACCACCTACCCGATGTACCGGACTGGGACGTCGTCTGCCGCGTCCCTTCTAGCTCGCCATCGCGGTTAGCATCCCGCACGTCTACGAGCAGTACTGGCCGACCACATACTCCGGTGGTGCCGCCGTGTGAACGATCTCGGCGGCGCTCGTCGACGAATGAACGATCGGCGCACCGTAGGGGACGCGTGTTCGACGAACCGGTTCTCTGTACGCACCACCGGTCTCACCCCCTCCGTCGGTAACAGAGAAACGGGGCCGCTCTCACCGACGGGGGTTCTCATCGACTTACGTCTTCGGCGTCGGCGCTCATCTGGACGAACCGCGGTGTTCGGCTGTTACGCACGTAAGGCGATGAGTAACGCGAACACGCCGACGAGGAGCGCCGCGAGCGCCCACACGGACCCCTGACCGAGCGTGCTCACGAACACGGCGTAGCCGATACCTGATCCGGCGGCGAAGACGACGATACTACTGATCGCGTGAACGAGTTCGATCCGAGTCGTAGCGGGAGAGTCGCCGACCTCAGCGGCGATCCCCAGTGCGTTCCGTCCGACGTCCCACGCGACCATCGTGAGAACCGCCGCAGTCAGTACGAGGCTCGGAGCCACTCCCGCGAGACTCGCAAACACGAGTCCGCCGACGAACACCACCCCGCCGCTATCGACGAGCAAGCGCGACTGCCGAGAGAGGCCGGCCGCGAGGAGACAGACGCCGAGGACGCCGCCGACGAGCGTTGGAAGCGAGACCGCGATCACGAGGGGTACGACGATCGCGGCGGCCAGTGAGATCCCAGCGCTCACCCGTGGTACTCGCGTCCGTCGACGTCGCATCACGATGTTTCCTCCGCACCCGCTGGTTCGAGTGTGCCTTCCGTCTGGACGTGAATCCCGGCGTTCCGGAGGGAGTTGATGCGGAACCGCCGCATCAACACCGCGTAGCCCTCTCCGGCCGAGAGCGACACTCCCTCCTCAGTCGGGAAGGGCGAGCGCACGGAGACGGTGTAGCCGTGCGCGTCGAGTAACCGAATGAACTGGACGATTTCCTCGTCAATCAGCGGGGAGACGACCACGACCTGCGTCGCGGTCTGTGTCTGCCGTGTAAGCGTCCCCAGCGCGCGCTCGACGTCGAAGTCGGCCGCGGGCGGCGTCCAGCTGAAGGCGTCGTTCTCCGTGAGTTGCGTCTGGATCCGGTCGCGGTGCGTCGCCCCTGCGTGCGGCGCGAGCCAGCAGGACCGCGGGGACACCGCTAGCAATCCGACAGGAATCTGGTCGTCGAGGCACGCCATCGCGATGTCGCGTGCTGCTGCGATACTCGCGCGAACGAGGGGCGTGTCCGCGTCGCGTCCGACGGTCTGATACGTCTCGCGGCGCGCATCGACGGCGACGACCACGCGCGTGAGTCGTGACTCGTCGAAGTCAATCGTGGTGAACTCGCCCGTTTTCGCTCGCTGCTTCCAGTTCACGCGCGAGAGCGGGTCGCCCGGTCGGTACTCGCGGACGGAGTGGAATTCGACGCCCGCACCCGCGGTGTTCGAGCGCGACACCCCCGGGAAGCGTGTCGTGCGGCGGCGATGCGCTTCGGTCGCGGCGGGCCGACGGGGGTGCTGGCAGGTGAGTGTCGTCGGGGCGGGTTCGGCGAGGGCCTCGCGGCGCTGGAGTCCGGTGACGTCGCGCGTGATGACGAGCATCGGCTCGAACGCGTGGCGGCCGGGCGCGGCCTCGACGCAGTAGGTGAAGGAGGCTCGCTTTCCGGGCCGTAAGGCGGTCGTGAATCGCGGCGAACCCTCGGTGACGCGAAGCCCGGGCGGGACGCCGTCGATGACGCGTAAATCCGCGAGCGTCTCCGAGCCCGTGTTCTCGATGCTGACCGTGACCGTCACCTCCGTGCCGGGCGCGGGTGCCTCGACGTCGAGGACGCGGGAGACGCTGACTGAGTCCGTCGGTGGGGTGGCGACGCGGGCGTAGCCGGCGACGACCACGCCGAAGAGCGTGAGCAAGAGCAGCGAGGGCGTCAGCGTGAGGATGCCGAGGCCGCCGAGCGCCAGCGCGGCGACGACGACCCCATCGGCTCGACTCGACCGGCGCTCTCGCGCCGTCTCCGCACCCGGTCCCCAGTACGCTCGCACCGAAGCGGGTGGTGACGGCGACTGACCGGCGGTCGTTTCTTCACGGAGATCGGGGGTGACGGGTGTGTCCGTGGCGCGGTTTGCGAGGGCGGCGATAGCGTGCCGCGCCCGACGGGCGAACACCGGCTCCGGCGACCACACGGAGCGAAGCCGCTGTCGGACGGAGAGCTCCGGGACGACGTCGTCGGTGAAGAAGGCCGCTGCATCCAGATCTGGTGTCCAGGAGCCCGTATCGAGGCGGGATTCGACCTCACTGCGTGACCACTGGTCGCTGTCGGCGAGCACCCGTCTCGCCATCGCTCGCAGATCGTCACGAAGGCTGCGTCGGGCCGCGGGCGTGGTTTCGCGGCGGTCCGTCCAGGAGACCTCGTCGAGGCGGCGGGCGAACGACTCGCCGAGAGACGCGTAGCGGGGGCGGCGTTCGGGCGTCGGCGTCTCCGGGGACTGCCCCTCCGTGTCGCCCCCCTCGTCGGGGGCCGATGAGAGAACGCCCGTGAGGACGTAGATGCCGGCGAGGAGGAGGACGCCGACACCGCCGAGTGCGAACGGTGCGGCGCGGCCGACTCCGGCCGGAACGAACCCGCTACCGAGCGACGGCGCGGCGAGGAGGAACACGCCCAGAAGGCTCGTGACGAGACCAACGATGAGGAGTGAACGGCGTGGTCGTGTCATTCGCTCGCGGGTTCGGATTCGTCGTCAGTCTCACCCTCGCCGTCGGCGCGTTGTATCGTGTGGAGGGCGTGCTGGGCGTCGCGTTCTCGGTCCGGCGTCGGCGGTGCGTCGCCGTAGCGGACGGTTCGGAAGAGGCGCGTGACGGTTCGGACGGCGGACTCGGGGAGGCCAGCGTCGACGGCAGCGTGTGCGAGCTCGCTCGGCGTCTTGTGGCGGTGGTCGTCCGGATGGGCGATCGCGAGCATCGCCTGCCACGCTCGATAGACGTCATTGTCTGCGGGGGCGTGCGCCGCGTCCGGTGGCCGGGATCTAGTTATTTCGCTGACAGAATGGTCGGTGGGTGTCGTCGTCGGTTCGACGGCGGCGGCTCCATCGTCACCGGTGAGCCACCAGAGGCTGAGGCCCCCACTGACGAGGAGGAGGAGCACGGCGATCGCGAGGCGGACGAGCCCACTCGTCGCGTGGGTTAAACCGGTCGTGGCCTCGGACGAGAAGTTGAGTTGCGGAAGGAAGTAGTGGCTGGATGACTGGCCGCCTGACGGGTTCGCAGGGTTCGGGGACGCGCCCGCTGGACCACCCGTCCCGGGCGACCCCGGAGTGCCCGGGGAATGGGAGCGGGTGGGGTGTGCGGAGTGCAGTGTCCCAGCTGCGGCTCCGAGGACGGCGAGCGCGAACACGGTGATGAGGAGGGCTGCGAGATGAGAGCGGTTCATATCTGGCTGCGCACGTGGTATCGTTTAGCGGCGTGACGTGATAAGAATTATACTGTTCGCGAGCGGCCCGGGTGGGGACGTCGACGTGTCGCTCGGAGCCCGGAGTTTCGAGGGAGTGAACCGCTTTCCGGTGAGGTTTCGCTCGGTGTAGTCGACCCGACCGCTCGATCCCAATCGAGCGAGCGAAGTCGGATATTCGAATGGGTCCGCGAGAGGCACAGTGTCTGAGGGGGCGTATTTCTCGCTGAGCCGGCGCAAAAACGCAGCCGCCGAGCGGTGCCGTGCCGTCCAAACAACGTGACGCCGAGAATGAACCTCCTCTCGGTGTCTCTGGCAGCGTACAGCCGAGACCACTCGCCGTTGATCTTGACAGCAGTCTCGTCGACTGCGACCCGCTTCGGCCGCGCTTCAGCCGGGTCGCATCCGCTGTCAGCGAGCCGATGCACCCACTTTCAAACCGCCGCGTGCGAGCGTTCAACGCCTACTTCCGCTAAGATCGTTGGTGTCTCGCGGAGCGAACGACCGGTTTCATGGAGGCGGACGGCGACCGCCCGAGTGGGCGTCGCCGTCCGCTCGTTCTCCCGAGTGTCTTCTAAATCCGCGTCATAGCACTCGCTGTCGGTCTGCGAGCATCTCGGTCGGTTGACTCGACGACCTGTCCACTTCTCGAACTGACTCAACTAGACCGCGCCCTCGCACATATAGCATTGTTTGAGTGACAAGTTATATGGTGGTTGTAGGAGTTCGTTCAAGTGATGCGTTGGTCCCCGCTCGCACGTAAAGAATGCCGCAGCATCGCCACCTCCAGGGGCGTCTGGCTGCTCGCCCTCCTCCTCGTTCCATGGGCCTACCGCCCGAGCTACGTCGGCTGGGACGCCCTCGGACCGAACATCACCGTCGCGTACGTCCAAGTGGCCGCCGAACTCCTCCTCCCGCTCGGCGTCCTCCTCCTCAGCTACCAATCAATCGTGGGGGAACGGACCTCCGGGAGCATCAAGTTCGTTCTCGGACTCCCGCTCACTCGGACGGACATCCTCCTCGGCAAGATCGTGGGCCGGACGGCCGGTATCTACGGGCCGGTCTGCCTCTCCTTTCTGGCACTCGCGGTAATCGGGCTCCTGAGCTACGGCGTATTCAACCCCCTCCTCTTCACCGGGCAGGTCGTCCTTACCGGCGTGCTCGTCCTCGCTCTCGTCACGGTCGCGACGAGCGTCTCCGCGCTCGCTTCGCGGACCGTCACGGCGGTCGCCATCGTCTTCGTCGGCGTGTACCTCCTGTTGACTCTCCTCTGGACGACGATCGCTGAGTCCCTCTTCACGGCAATCACTGGAACGCCCGTGAACCCGTACTCGCCGCCCGCGTCCGGATTACTCTTCCTCCTCGTTCGGCTCTCCCCCAACGGAGCGTATCACGTCGCCTCGAACTGGCTGCTCGGCGTCGGCAACTCCGCGGCGAACTACGCGAACGTACTCACCAAACTCAAGCCAGCGACGAACACGAACATCCTCGTCGTCGACGCGACCTTTCCGCCACATCAGATCCCGTGGTATCTCCAGCAGGTGGTCGGGCTCGGTATCCTCCTCGCGTGGATCGTGATCCCGCTCGCCGTCGCTCGCTACCGGTTCTCGCGGGGTGACCTCGCATGAGCGGGCCCGCCATCGAGACGGTCGACCTGACGAAGCGCTACGGGAATCAGGTCGCCGTCGATAGCCTCGACCTCACGGTTCGTGATGGCGAGATCTACGGCTTCCTCGGGCCGAACGGCGCGGGGAAATCGACGACGATCGGCCTCCTGATGGACTACCTCCGACCCACGTCCGGCTCCATGCAGGTGCTCGGCCTCGATCCCCAGCAGGACGTGGTCGATCTCCACGGTCGCGTCGGCGTCCTCCCCGACCGTTTCAGCCTCTACGAGGACCTCACGGGTCGCCGGCACCTCGAGTTCGTGATCGACACGAAGCACGCGACGAACGATCCCGAGAGCGTCCTGGAGCGTGTCGGCCTCGCCGACGCGATTGACCGGGAGGCCGGAGAGTACTCGCAAGGGATGGGCCAGCGGCTGGCGCTCGCGATGGCGTTAGTCGGTGGTCCGGACCTATTAGTCCTCGACGAGCCGTTCACCGGACTCGATCCGCACGGGGTCAGGCGAGTCCGCGAGATCGTTCACGAGGAACACGACCGGGGTGCGACCGTCTTCTTCTCCAGTCACGTCCTCGGCCAAGTCGAACTCGTCTGCGATCGCGTCGGCATCCTCCACCACGGCCGGCTCGTTACCGAGGGTTCGCTCGACGAGCTGCGGTCCGCGGTCGACCTCGAGGCGGACGCATCGATGGAGGACGTCTTCGTCGCCTACACGGATACACCCGACGTGAACGCGACCTCGGGAGAGGGCGGACGATGAGACGCCGCGCGGTCCTCGGGACGCTCGCGGGAGGTTCGATGGTTGGACTGGCCGGCTGTCTCGGGGCGACCCAATACACTGTAGCGGACGCGCGTGTCACGTCCGATCCGTCGCCGCTCCAGCTCGACGTCGAAATCCTCGACTCGGAGGCGATTATCCAGAGTCCGGCCCGCCTCAGATTCACGCTTACGAACACCGCCGAACGTCCGATCCGAGTTCGGAACACGGGCCTCTGGCCGCTCGGCATGCTCGAGCTCTCGACGGTGACCGACCCCGCGGACGAGAGCTCGGGTTCGGAGACGATCCTCTGGAACGAGGAGTATCGAAAGAGTTCGAAGATAACCGTCCAGAGTCGGTCGTCCTATAGCGTCTCGCAGGACCCGCTCACACAGCCACTCGACAGCGGACAGGCGGTCACGGCGACCTATGAGATCCATGGCGACGACATCGTCCGCGCAAGCACCTACTACGTTTATGGGGAGTTCGACGCCCCGATCCTCACATATGCGGCGGATACGAACTCGAACTTCGAGGCGTATCTCCCGCGAGTCGAGGTGGCGATCCAGTCAAAAGGATTACTCCCCTCGTTCTGATTAGGGGGACGGCCGAGAATCAGGTGCTAAAAACGACAGTTCATTCAGCAGGTGCGTGGACCGACCGATTCCACGACCCACGAGCCGTGACGCAACAACTCTGGGGCAGTCTCGTCGACGTGAAGGCTCCGAGCCGTGGCGGTATCGGAGCAGGCGGGCACAGCCCCCCTCGCAGTCGCGTGTCTCCCGGCGATTATCTCCGCCCTTTTAAATCGTGTACGAGGTAGCGGAGGAAAGCGGTGATAGTCCCTAACGCAGCAGCTGTAAGTAGGCTTTCCCGAAACGAGTGCCCATCCCACAGAAAAACTAGTGTGAGGAACGACAGGACGAGGACACCCACGATGAAGCTTTCACCCACCGGTCCGACTCGACCTCGATAGAATCGCTGGTATTCACTCTCGCCCACGCCTCATAGTTCAGCGTACATGTTGAAAATAATTCGGGTGCTGTGCTTCTATTCGAATCGGACTGCTGAACGATCGGATGAGTATTCGACCG
Encoded proteins:
- a CDS encoding Rieske (2Fe-2S) protein — encoded protein: MSDTVVATVEEVEERRSVLFTAYDARGNREEVIVVPCEETGAKAWVNRCTHEAQRLDRGMGAAMRDGEIICPKHGSMFDACSGDCDNGEAAGTTLVSVDVTVDGDEVTLTDSNYTFAHEGEKESNDDVGPGSSSHLSF
- a CDS encoding helix-turn-helix transcriptional regulator; this translates as MDSPALRNVHLLAAVVFVASVLVLAVQLITPLPIVVSLGESGTQTARVGQYFAYDDVAVVVVASVLSGASATYLVLHDRAHRLVDQLGNADPESHPRPEPNGGTETGDGGERDGEDGSSRREQWEKTAESLKNNEATVYTLLIEAGGERPQRELVEETDLSKATVSRTLDKLENRGLVERKRSGMGNTIRLQ
- a CDS encoding DUF7519 family protein, with amino-acid sequence MSAGISLAAAIVVPLVIAVSLPTLVGGVLGVCLLAAGLSRQSRLLVDSGGVVFVGGLVFASLAGVAPSLVLTAAVLTMVAWDVGRNALGIAAEVGDSPATTRIELVHAISSIVVFAAGSGIGYAVFVSTLGQGSVWALAALLVGVFALLIALRA
- a CDS encoding DUF58 domain-containing protein is translated as MTRPRRSLLIVGLVTSLLGVFLLAAPSLGSGFVPAGVGRAAPFALGGVGVLLLAGIYVLTGVLSSAPDEGGDTEGQSPETPTPERRPRYASLGESFARRLDEVSWTDRRETTPAARRSLRDDLRAMARRVLADSDQWSRSEVESRLDTGSWTPDLDAAAFFTDDVVPELSVRQRLRSVWSPEPVFARRARHAIAALANRATDTPVTPDLREETTAGQSPSPPASVRAYWGPGAETARERRSSRADGVVVAALALGGLGILTLTPSLLLLTLFGVVVAGYARVATPPTDSVSVSRVLDVEAPAPGTEVTVTVSIENTGSETLADLRVIDGVPPGLRVTEGSPRFTTALRPGKRASFTYCVEAAPGRHAFEPMLVITRDVTGLQRREALAEPAPTTLTCQHPRRPAATEAHRRRTTRFPGVSRSNTAGAGVEFHSVREYRPGDPLSRVNWKQRAKTGEFTTIDFDESRLTRVVVAVDARRETYQTVGRDADTPLVRASIAAARDIAMACLDDQIPVGLLAVSPRSCWLAPHAGATHRDRIQTQLTENDAFSWTPPAADFDVERALGTLTRQTQTATQVVVVSPLIDEEIVQFIRLLDAHGYTVSVRSPFPTEEGVSLSAGEGYAVLMRRFRINSLRNAGIHVQTEGTLEPAGAEETS
- a CDS encoding DUF4129 domain-containing protein encodes the protein MNRSHLAALLITVFALAVLGAAAGTLHSAHPTRSHSPGTPGSPGTGGPAGASPNPANPSGGQSSSHYFLPQLNFSSEATTGLTHATSGLVRLAIAVLLLLVSGGLSLWWLTGDDGAAAVEPTTTPTDHSVSEITRSRPPDAAHAPADNDVYRAWQAMLAIAHPDDHRHKTPSELAHAAVDAGLPESAVRTVTRLFRTVRYGDAPPTPDRERDAQHALHTIQRADGEGETDDESEPASE
- a CDS encoding ABC transporter permease subunit is translated as MRWSPLARKECRSIATSRGVWLLALLLVPWAYRPSYVGWDALGPNITVAYVQVAAELLLPLGVLLLSYQSIVGERTSGSIKFVLGLPLTRTDILLGKIVGRTAGIYGPVCLSFLALAVIGLLSYGVFNPLLFTGQVVLTGVLVLALVTVATSVSALASRTVTAVAIVFVGVYLLLTLLWTTIAESLFTAITGTPVNPYSPPASGLLFLLVRLSPNGAYHVASNWLLGVGNSAANYANVLTKLKPATNTNILVVDATFPPHQIPWYLQQVVGLGILLAWIVIPLAVARYRFSRGDLA
- a CDS encoding ABC transporter ATP-binding protein, which gives rise to MSGPAIETVDLTKRYGNQVAVDSLDLTVRDGEIYGFLGPNGAGKSTTIGLLMDYLRPTSGSMQVLGLDPQQDVVDLHGRVGVLPDRFSLYEDLTGRRHLEFVIDTKHATNDPESVLERVGLADAIDREAGEYSQGMGQRLALAMALVGGPDLLVLDEPFTGLDPHGVRRVREIVHEEHDRGATVFFSSHVLGQVELVCDRVGILHHGRLVTEGSLDELRSAVDLEADASMEDVFVAYTDTPDVNATSGEGGR